A genomic stretch from Deltaproteobacteria bacterium includes:
- a CDS encoding protein-glutamate O-methyltransferase CheR has protein sequence MSQPSFETLNLRKTPKISDKEFVDLRNFIYESTGIDIPEKRKYLLETRLGTRLKDLSLNTFGDYFNYLKFDPGKTREMENLFQQITTNETSLFRDVKQLQVFEDFVLKDILERQASTKELNIWSAGCSSGEEPYTLGIMLHEALRMAIIGWRVRITANDLSSAMLEKARRGVYNDYAIRTTPPDILNKYFTKETDGYKIHPKVAKLVTFSQINLNDRLALKKIPKSHVVFCRNVIIYFDDEMKKKVISAFYDNLHPDGYLVLGHSESIHKISRSFQPVMKPGGIVYKRMS, from the coding sequence ATGTCACAACCCTCCTTCGAAACGCTGAATCTTCGCAAAACCCCCAAGATATCCGACAAGGAATTTGTGGACTTGCGAAATTTCATTTACGAAAGCACAGGCATAGATATTCCGGAAAAACGAAAATATCTTCTGGAGACCAGACTTGGCACCCGTCTCAAGGACCTGAGCCTGAATACCTTTGGCGACTACTTCAACTATCTGAAGTTCGACCCCGGCAAAACCCGGGAGATGGAGAATCTCTTCCAGCAGATCACAACCAACGAAACCAGCCTGTTTAGGGACGTCAAGCAGCTCCAGGTTTTCGAAGACTTTGTTCTCAAGGATATCCTGGAACGCCAGGCTTCTACCAAGGAACTCAACATCTGGTCGGCCGGCTGCTCCTCCGGCGAGGAGCCGTACACCTTGGGCATCATGCTTCATGAGGCCCTGCGCATGGCCATTATCGGCTGGAGAGTCAGGATCACCGCCAACGATCTGTCCTCTGCCATGCTGGAAAAGGCCAGACGCGGTGTGTACAATGACTACGCCATCCGGACCACACCTCCGGACATTCTGAACAAGTACTTCACCAAGGAGACGGACGGCTACAAAATTCATCCGAAAGTCGCCAAACTGGTGACCTTCTCCCAGATCAATCTCAACGACCGTCTGGCCCTCAAAAAAATTCCCAAATCACACGTGGTGTTCTGCCGAAACGTCATCATCTATTTCGACGATGAAATGAAAAAAAAGGTCATCTCTGCTTTTTACGACAATCTCCATCCCGACGGGTATCTTGTGCTCGGACATTCCGAAAGCATCCACAAGATCAGTCGGTCGTTCCAGCCGGTCATGAAGCCCGGCGGGATTGTCTACAAACGCATGAGTTGA
- a CDS encoding HDOD domain-containing protein, with the protein MVLAKDIPGLDGGVFMAKGTCLDPGSIEALDDLGAPFVFVTPGHDDTSLAVSRTEDYVARFFAYVNPDNPAILELYRLVLERAYKSVFPKWLLPCEKDLRAKNVEHMKDLFFKDHGDIDELVRHETELASFPDVYFKIKEILDSPTSSAADIAKVVASDVGLSAKLLRLVNSSLFSFSSKIDSVTHAVSLIGTRELATLALGISTINFFKDIPPELIDMKVFWRHSLSCGVFGKLIAGQIPEFKADKFFTAGLLHDCGRLIMYKNMPYASVQALLSARTEMLPLVDAEQQILGFNHTEVARKLMETWSFPSNLTTIIGGHHDPMASDEPRETAVITLADILANAAAISSGGTFVLPALPDDAWEILGLKPEKLKAILQDHDRSIAEVTAVFL; encoded by the coding sequence ATGGTTCTGGCCAAGGACATCCCTGGCCTTGATGGCGGCGTCTTCATGGCCAAGGGAACCTGTCTCGATCCCGGCAGCATCGAGGCCCTGGACGATCTCGGCGCTCCCTTCGTCTTTGTGACGCCCGGGCATGACGATACCTCGCTCGCCGTGTCCAGGACCGAGGACTACGTCGCCCGTTTCTTCGCCTATGTGAACCCGGACAACCCGGCCATCCTTGAGCTCTACCGACTGGTTCTTGAGCGGGCCTACAAATCGGTTTTCCCCAAATGGCTTTTGCCTTGCGAAAAGGATTTACGGGCCAAGAACGTCGAACATATGAAGGACTTGTTTTTCAAGGATCATGGCGACATAGACGAACTGGTTCGTCACGAGACCGAGTTGGCCTCCTTTCCCGACGTCTATTTCAAGATCAAGGAAATCCTCGACTCACCGACCAGTTCGGCCGCCGACATCGCCAAGGTCGTCGCCAGCGATGTCGGCTTGTCGGCCAAACTCCTGCGCCTGGTGAACAGCTCCCTCTTCTCGTTCAGTTCAAAGATCGATTCAGTGACCCACGCCGTTTCTCTCATTGGTACCCGAGAGCTGGCCACCCTGGCCCTCGGCATCTCCACCATCAATTTTTTCAAGGACATCCCGCCAGAACTCATCGACATGAAAGTCTTCTGGCGGCACTCCCTGAGTTGCGGGGTTTTCGGCAAGCTCATCGCCGGGCAGATCCCTGAATTTAAGGCCGATAAATTTTTTACGGCCGGCCTGCTTCATGACTGCGGCAGACTCATCATGTACAAAAACATGCCCTACGCTTCGGTGCAGGCCTTGTTGAGCGCCAGGACGGAGATGCTCCCTCTGGTCGATGCCGAACAGCAAATTCTGGGTTTCAATCACACGGAGGTGGCCCGCAAGCTCATGGAGACGTGGTCGTTCCCGTCTAATCTGACGACAATCATTGGCGGACACCACGACCCCATGGCCTCCGATGAGCCGCGTGAGACGGCCGTCATCACTCTGGCCGATATCCTCGCCAATGCCGCAGCCATTTCATCCGGTGGGACGTTTGTCCTCCCGGCCCTTCCGGACGATGCTTGGGAAATTCTCGGCCTGAAGCCCGAAAAACTCAAGGCCATCCTCCAGGATCACGATCGATCGATCGCCGAAGTGACCGCGGTTTTCCTATAG
- a CDS encoding chemotaxis protein CheX, translating into MSFHYDVNFINPFLEGVLNVLSTMANVEARPGKPFLNKKRKALGDVTGVIDVSGYARGTIALSLSKESILKIVNNMLYENYTEIDDQIMDAVGELTNMITGQARAKLSEQGMSFQASTPHVVNGKGVKVEHIETAPILAIPFQTPDGNFTVEVCFTENET; encoded by the coding sequence ATGTCCTTTCACTATGATGTAAATTTTATCAATCCCTTTCTCGAAGGCGTTCTGAACGTCTTGTCCACAATGGCCAACGTCGAGGCCCGGCCGGGCAAACCGTTCCTGAATAAAAAGAGAAAAGCCTTAGGCGACGTGACCGGAGTCATCGACGTCAGCGGATACGCCAGGGGCACCATCGCCCTGTCTTTGTCCAAAGAGTCCATCCTGAAAATCGTCAACAACATGCTCTACGAAAACTACACGGAGATAGACGACCAGATCATGGACGCCGTAGGAGAACTCACGAACATGATCACCGGCCAGGCCCGGGCCAAACTCTCCGAGCAGGGTATGAGCTTCCAGGCCTCCACCCCTCACGTGGTCAACGGCAAGGGTGTTAAGGTCGAACACATCGAAACGGCACCGATTCTGGCCATTCCGTTCCAGACCCCGGACGGAAACTTCACAGTCGAAGTATGCTTCACCGAGAACGAAACCTGA
- a CDS encoding tetratricopeptide repeat protein: MTRTTQPMRINRLGIQTTDQPRSGAKSGNPRNEPPKIISTVIATSSEINFEVDSENVRRLGFLLCSRFSSSSAVLDYIRYNKVPLIVLDSNIDDVPLHDLIYAIRKLLKAEYSQIVVISDQADENFVLDAVMAGCTGFVLRPYTFETLSKHVRHKPDVDEISLDEQQLAQAQASLSTGQFNEAIQNFEELVENADRENRDEAREYFDLGAKCLLEKKFGKAIIAFNNTLRINQLYIKAYEGLAGAFKGKGDLEKYQLYLQKAADEYARMDNFAQVKRIFGEILKRDIHAPNPYNTLGIELRHKKMFNEAISAYQNALKLSPVDENIFFNLAKAHLFARNYEQSLESLKQALKLNADHTESAALYTKMTGKTWEEDPRGSLLDKYLLSDASESQHNET; the protein is encoded by the coding sequence ATGACTCGTACAACTCAACCCATGAGAATCAACCGTCTCGGGATACAAACCACTGACCAACCTCGAAGTGGAGCCAAATCAGGCAATCCCCGCAACGAACCCCCGAAAATAATATCTACGGTCATTGCCACGTCCTCGGAAATCAATTTCGAAGTCGACAGTGAAAACGTCAGGCGACTCGGCTTTCTCCTCTGCAGTCGATTCTCCTCATCCTCGGCTGTGCTTGACTACATCCGATACAACAAGGTTCCCCTGATCGTTCTGGACTCCAACATCGACGACGTCCCCCTACACGATCTCATCTACGCCATCCGCAAACTCCTCAAGGCCGAGTACTCACAAATCGTGGTCATCTCGGACCAGGCCGACGAAAATTTCGTTCTTGATGCGGTCATGGCCGGTTGCACGGGCTTTGTCCTCCGGCCCTACACCTTCGAAACCTTGAGCAAGCACGTCCGTCACAAGCCCGATGTCGACGAAATCAGCCTCGACGAGCAACAACTCGCCCAGGCTCAGGCCAGCCTGAGCACCGGACAATTCAACGAAGCCATCCAGAATTTCGAAGAACTTGTCGAGAACGCCGACAGGGAAAACAGGGACGAAGCCCGGGAATACTTCGATCTGGGGGCCAAATGTCTTCTTGAAAAAAAATTCGGCAAGGCCATCATCGCCTTCAACAACACGCTACGGATCAATCAACTTTACATCAAAGCCTACGAAGGCCTGGCCGGGGCCTTCAAGGGCAAGGGCGACCTGGAAAAATATCAGCTCTATCTCCAGAAGGCCGCTGACGAATATGCCCGGATGGACAATTTCGCCCAGGTCAAAAGAATCTTCGGCGAGATACTCAAAAGGGACATCCACGCCCCGAATCCCTATAACACCCTGGGCATTGAACTCCGTCACAAGAAGATGTTCAACGAGGCCATCAGCGCCTACCAAAACGCCCTCAAACTGAGTCCCGTAGACGAGAACATCTTTTTCAACCTGGCCAAGGCCCACCTGTTCGCGCGCAACTACGAACAATCCCTGGAATCCTTGAAACAGGCGTTGAAACTCAATGCCGATCACACAGAATCGGCGGCACTCTACACCAAAATGACGGGGAAAACGTGGGAAGAGGACCCCCGTGGGTCCTTATTGGACAAGTATCTTCTATCCGATGCGAGTGAAAGCCAGCACAACGAGACATGA
- a CDS encoding ATP-binding protein, with translation MTKKQTLSPSHLRVRLNPRQVKADRTRNEQVSFQPRAIRALNLALEIPGMEYNVFVAGEAGFGRSHLVRTFLGPRAATLSRPDDWAYVHNFQDQDRPRALRFPAGRGRRFKQELTDAVRRIREELPEQFEQESYARQHDNLVKEFDQTREGLLESMDATAVRNGFSLNLDEGGGLSLYPLVEGKVLTTEEYEKLTPEVRRRLKSETGEIMDKVMDMSRQIDRAEQTLKDKERELDRKVGSVVIDRALETFRQDSSWSEESTTFLDRMKADMLDNIHRFRGPEPGQDQGPESLVADNFFYRYEVNLFVDHEETGGAPVIVENNPSFFNLLGCIERETELGTYYTDFTLLKPGSIHRANGGFLVLHAEDLLTHPLSWEGLLRCLRSRQAGLEDPTDHYDLVRTKTLEPEPIPLDLKIILVGTDAMYETLLLNDDRFGKFFKLKAHIQERVDRNPETIEHFIGHLLVIAEEASLRPFSRDGLARLVDASSRLAQDQQKLSLEFSRIRDVMIEANALAGLSGRSSVGLESVNEALEDQLYRANLYEQEFLDDYDREVIKVRTQGSAAGRANGLSVSEIGGYVMGLPHEISCIVGVGHGGILDLEREAELGGPIHTKGMMILKSYLLDLFARNKPLVMSGSLCFEQSYAHVDGDSASGAELAALLSALSGVPINLGYAFTGAVSQSGAIMAVGEVARKVEGFFEVCRRRGLTGEQGVLIPRDNVINLMMRDEVVEAVAAGMFHIFPVQTIEEALEILTGRRAGARLKNGRFSKNSIYEAVDRRLSELAALADERVKKPRRRT, from the coding sequence ATGACCAAAAAACAGACCCTTTCCCCATCCCATCTCCGGGTGCGGCTCAATCCGAGGCAGGTCAAGGCCGATCGGACGCGAAACGAGCAGGTATCCTTCCAGCCCCGGGCCATTCGGGCCTTGAATCTGGCCCTTGAGATTCCCGGCATGGAGTACAACGTCTTCGTGGCTGGCGAGGCCGGCTTCGGCAGAAGCCATCTGGTCAGGACCTTTCTCGGCCCTAGGGCCGCCACTTTGTCCCGACCCGACGACTGGGCCTATGTTCATAATTTTCAGGACCAGGATCGTCCAAGAGCCCTTCGGTTTCCGGCGGGTCGAGGTCGGCGTTTCAAGCAGGAACTGACCGATGCGGTTCGTCGGATCAGGGAAGAACTCCCGGAGCAATTCGAGCAGGAGAGCTATGCCCGGCAGCACGACAACCTGGTCAAGGAGTTCGACCAGACCCGGGAAGGTCTGCTGGAGTCAATGGATGCGACGGCCGTGCGGAACGGCTTTAGCCTCAATCTGGACGAGGGTGGAGGGCTGTCCCTCTACCCCCTGGTGGAGGGGAAGGTTCTGACGACCGAGGAGTACGAGAAGTTGACCCCGGAGGTTCGTCGCCGTCTGAAATCCGAGACCGGTGAGATCATGGATAAGGTCATGGACATGTCCAGGCAGATCGATCGGGCGGAGCAGACCCTGAAGGACAAGGAGCGGGAACTGGACCGGAAAGTCGGCAGTGTGGTCATCGACCGGGCACTGGAGACCTTCCGCCAGGATTCCTCCTGGTCTGAAGAGAGTACGACCTTCCTGGACAGGATGAAGGCCGACATGCTGGACAACATCCACAGGTTCCGGGGGCCGGAGCCTGGCCAGGATCAGGGGCCGGAGTCCTTGGTGGCTGACAATTTCTTTTATCGCTACGAGGTCAATCTGTTTGTCGACCACGAGGAGACCGGGGGGGCTCCGGTTATAGTCGAAAACAATCCCTCGTTTTTCAATCTGCTCGGTTGCATCGAGAGGGAAACTGAGCTGGGCACCTACTACACGGACTTCACCCTCCTGAAACCGGGAAGCATCCATCGGGCCAACGGCGGATTCCTCGTCCTTCACGCCGAGGACCTCCTGACCCATCCCCTTTCCTGGGAGGGTTTGCTCAGGTGCCTTCGATCCCGACAGGCGGGGCTCGAGGATCCGACGGACCACTATGATCTGGTCAGGACAAAAACCCTGGAGCCCGAACCCATTCCCTTGGATCTGAAGATCATCCTAGTCGGAACCGACGCCATGTACGAGACGTTACTTCTCAACGACGACCGTTTTGGCAAGTTTTTCAAGCTCAAGGCCCATATCCAGGAACGGGTCGACCGGAATCCGGAGACCATCGAGCATTTCATCGGTCATCTGCTGGTTATTGCCGAGGAGGCCTCCTTGCGGCCCTTTTCCAGGGACGGCTTAGCCAGGCTGGTCGATGCCAGTTCCCGGCTGGCTCAGGATCAGCAGAAATTATCCCTGGAATTTTCCCGCATCCGTGATGTGATGATCGAGGCCAACGCCTTGGCAGGACTGTCTGGGAGGTCCTCAGTGGGCCTCGAATCGGTGAACGAGGCCCTGGAGGATCAGCTTTACCGGGCCAATCTCTACGAACAGGAATTTTTGGACGATTATGACCGGGAGGTGATTAAGGTCAGAACCCAGGGTTCTGCCGCGGGTCGGGCCAACGGCCTCTCGGTGAGTGAAATCGGCGGATACGTCATGGGGTTGCCCCACGAGATATCGTGTATAGTGGGGGTCGGGCACGGCGGTATTCTTGACCTGGAACGGGAGGCCGAACTCGGAGGGCCCATCCATACCAAAGGGATGATGATTCTCAAGAGTTACCTTTTGGATTTATTTGCCCGAAACAAGCCCCTGGTGATGAGTGGGAGTCTGTGCTTCGAACAGAGCTACGCCCATGTGGACGGCGATTCGGCCTCCGGAGCTGAGCTGGCGGCATTGCTTTCGGCCCTTTCAGGGGTTCCCATCAATCTGGGATACGCATTTACCGGAGCGGTCAGTCAGTCGGGAGCCATTATGGCCGTCGGGGAAGTAGCCAGAAAGGTGGAGGGGTTCTTCGAGGTCTGTCGGAGACGGGGATTGACTGGGGAGCAGGGGGTGCTCATACCCCGTGACAACGTCATTAACCTCATGATGCGGGACGAGGTGGTCGAGGCTGTGGCCGCCGGGATGTTTCACATCTTTCCGGTTCAAACCATTGAGGAGGCACTGGAGATTCTGACTGGGAGAAGGGCCGGGGCGCGGCTCAAAAACGGTAGATTTTCCAAGAACTCGATTTACGAGGCCGTCGACCGTAGGCTCTCGGAACTGGCGGCCTTGGCTGACGAGCGAGTCAAGAAGCCGAGGCGGAGAACCTGA
- a CDS encoding fructose-bisphosphate aldolase, translated as MKSWKWKLERFFDPKSGRAVLLPLDHGVSEGSLPGFENPKTIFDVLKGCPIQGVILHRGMAQAYLQSIPPRLGLILHLSAGTRHGIPPYAKALVCSVPEALRAGADAVSVHVNIGNDFEDRMLADFGMVVEDAHQLGLPVLAMIYARGGQIVNESDSSLVAHCIRLGAEIGADLIKVPYSGHKESFSRAVEHCPVPVIVAGGPRQADFASFQAQLCEIMETGVRGVSIGRNIFQQTDPKAALESVVKIVHGGANQ; from the coding sequence ATGAAGAGTTGGAAATGGAAGCTTGAGCGTTTTTTTGACCCCAAGAGCGGTCGAGCGGTTCTCCTGCCTCTGGATCATGGCGTCAGCGAGGGGAGCTTGCCCGGATTCGAGAATCCGAAGACGATTTTTGACGTGCTCAAAGGATGCCCTATCCAGGGAGTTATTCTCCACAGGGGCATGGCTCAAGCCTATCTGCAATCTATCCCGCCGCGTCTTGGGCTCATTCTTCACCTTTCGGCCGGAACAAGACACGGCATCCCGCCCTACGCCAAGGCCCTGGTCTGCTCGGTGCCGGAGGCACTGCGGGCCGGAGCCGATGCGGTGTCCGTCCACGTCAACATCGGCAACGATTTCGAGGACAGGATGCTGGCAGATTTCGGCATGGTCGTCGAGGACGCCCATCAGTTGGGCCTGCCGGTCTTGGCCATGATCTATGCCCGGGGGGGACAGATCGTGAACGAGTCGGACTCCTCACTGGTGGCTCATTGCATCCGTCTGGGGGCCGAGATCGGCGCCGATCTCATCAAGGTCCCGTATTCTGGTCACAAAGAGAGCTTTTCCAGGGCCGTGGAGCATTGTCCAGTGCCGGTGATCGTCGCCGGAGGGCCGAGACAGGCCGATTTTGCGTCCTTTCAGGCACAGCTTTGTGAGATCATGGAGACCGGAGTCCGCGGAGTCAGCATCGGCCGGAATATTTTTCAGCAGACCGATCCCAAGGCGGCCTTGGAGTCCGTCGTGAAGATCGTGCATGGAGGGGCGAACCAGTGA
- a CDS encoding RsmB/NOP family class I SAM-dependent RNA methyltransferase, giving the protein MPLWALGRILGREPFSLGGSLAARFGFLYIQDQSSMLPPLALAPTSGSVVLDMCASPGGKTGMLAQMVGPEGLVVANEPNRTRMVTLQANMRRMSHLNVVCSSYPGESIPLLDGRWPFILCDVPCSGWGTESRHPGIRELWPAEKTTVLRVLQRRILARAAALLAPGGRLVYSTCTTNPEENERQVEWAVAELGLEGCEVPVFQGVVGRSDPQLGTLTVDGQASGSQGFFVALLGKKTCAVIDADSRPQTRARSAADETRGLGPGIVLPPGDTVIDQGRVFFRPGPALDVLPGPYKWKGTLLGRMTGSGLAPASCLRTLLPGSMEEGVLLDELEGVRALLSGSSLPCGPKTPAFPGLYWRGLGLAWLQRKGRRCLIGP; this is encoded by the coding sequence ATGCCTTTGTGGGCCCTCGGGCGAATCCTGGGGCGTGAACCGTTTTCACTGGGCGGGTCACTGGCCGCTCGCTTCGGATTTCTCTACATCCAGGATCAGTCGTCCATGCTCCCGCCGCTGGCCCTGGCCCCCACTTCCGGATCCGTCGTTTTAGACATGTGCGCCAGTCCGGGAGGCAAGACCGGTATGCTGGCCCAGATGGTCGGCCCGGAGGGGCTGGTGGTGGCCAACGAGCCCAATCGGACCCGCATGGTTACCCTGCAGGCCAACATGCGGCGGATGAGCCACCTGAACGTGGTCTGCTCCTCGTATCCCGGGGAATCGATTCCCCTGCTCGACGGTCGATGGCCCTTCATTCTCTGCGACGTCCCCTGTAGCGGGTGGGGGACAGAATCGCGTCACCCCGGCATTCGCGAACTTTGGCCGGCGGAGAAGACCACGGTTCTTCGGGTCCTTCAGCGTCGGATTCTGGCCCGGGCCGCGGCCCTTCTGGCCCCGGGTGGAAGGCTGGTCTATTCGACCTGCACGACGAATCCCGAGGAGAACGAGCGTCAGGTTGAATGGGCCGTGGCTGAATTGGGCCTCGAAGGATGCGAGGTGCCCGTTTTTCAGGGTGTCGTCGGCAGATCGGATCCACAATTGGGGACCCTGACCGTGGACGGCCAGGCCTCGGGATCCCAGGGGTTTTTCGTGGCTCTGCTGGGGAAAAAAACATGCGCGGTCATCGATGCCGATTCTCGGCCTCAAACCAGGGCTCGTTCAGCAGCCGACGAGACCCGAGGGCTTGGTCCGGGGATCGTACTACCGCCTGGAGATACTGTGATCGATCAGGGCCGGGTTTTTTTCCGGCCCGGCCCGGCCCTTGATGTTTTGCCCGGTCCGTATAAATGGAAGGGGACCCTTCTGGGCCGAATGACCGGTTCCGGCTTGGCTCCGGCCTCCTGCCTTCGGACTCTGTTGCCCGGGAGCATGGAAGAAGGGGTCCTTTTAGACGAATTGGAGGGAGTCAGGGCCCTTTTGAGCGGATCGAGCCTTCCTTGCGGTCCTAAGACACCGGCCTTCCCGGGCCTCTATTGGCGGGGCCTGGGTCTGGCTTGGCTGCAGCGCAAAGGCCGGAGATGTCTGATCGGACCGTGA